From the genome of Candidatus Aenigmatarchaeota archaeon:
TGTCCTACCTTGAAACGCTCGGCTACGAAAAGATATGCCTTGAAGTCTGGGACAACAACCCAGCAATTGATTTTTACAGGACGTTGGGCTACAAGGAGGTCGGCAGCAAGAAGCACAAAATCTTTATGGAAAAGAGAATAGACTAAGTATGAAATACCCAACCGCAGCAAGCTACGGGGCCTAACTATTAACTTTAAACCCACCAATTATGGCTGAAAAAGCAAGCTTCGAGGAACTCTGGAATTCTGCCAGAAAGTCCATCTTCCGGCTCGAAAAGCTCCCCGCCTATAGCATACCTGAAGAAAAGCCCTCGATAGAATCCTGGAGGGCAGGAAAGCCCCAGGAAGATTCCGAAGATGAAAAATGGCTTGGCTTGCTGGACGCTGCAAAGCAAAAGGGCGTAAAAGTCCAGAGGGTGCGGCTATTCTCCTTACCGCTTTCCGAATACCTGAGGTATGAAATTGCCATCTGGCAGCTATCCTCCAAGCGGCGCGAGGAAATACATTTTCTAAGCCAGGAAGAGTACCAAAAAATCTCCCGGATTGCGGGAATCAGCCCTGGCGACTTCTGGCTGTTCGACGATACCCTTCTGTGGGTGATTGAGTACAACGGAGAGGGAGGATTCCTTGGAGGCACGCCTGTAACAGAAACCGAAACTGCCAGAAGATGCGCAGCACTCAAATCAAAGTGCTTGGAAAAGTCTATTCCTATAAATGCCTTTTTGAAAACCCTACCGGCACATTGCCTGCCGGGGAATTGAATATCTCCAGCAACTCCTCGTGAAGAGATGCGCTTCTCGAAACAAGCATTGTCTGTTTAATGCCTTCCTCCCAGACAATCGGCTTTCCTTCAAGAGTCGAAAGCTTTGCTCCCGCCCTTTGGGCGATAATTGCACCGGCAAACTCGGAAAGCCGGGAAGGCAGTATCTCAAAGCAGGCATCATACTGCCCTAAAGAAATCTTTGCAGACTGAAGCATCTGCCCATAATTGAACATCCTATACTTCGTGGGCAGGTTTCGCATTTTGTCAAGAAAGGCCTCAAGGCGGGGACCGCCTGCAGCCCACCCTGCAACAACATACCTGCCCTCAATCATCTCAGGAAGCGCCATTTTCTCCCCATTCACATACGCATATTTCTCGTCGCAATGGTAAATGTCGCCTGTCGCAAGGTCGCCTACAAAGGAATAGCGCGGCACTCCGCCACTAGCTACAAACAGTCCAACCGCGCAAAAAGAAAGGTCCCCTCTCATGAAATTAATCGTGCCGTCAAGCGGATCAGTAAAAACCTTGTCAGGACCTCCGCCGTTTATCCTAATGGCCCCGTCTGCCTCCTCAGAAATCAGGTCACTGGAAATTCCAGAGGTCTGTAGGGTGTTCAGAATAACCCCATGTGACACCAAATCCGCATCTGTATGAGGATTGAAACCGGTATCGAGGGTCTTTACCTGCTTAAGCTTTCTCAAAGCATCCATCGCCTGCCCGACACAGCGAAGCCCAATTTCGGTCCAGTCCGCCTTCAAAACAATAGCCCTAGGCATGGTACCCAACACCAATTAATCTGCAGCTAACATGAAAAAGACCTGCCAAAATACTCAGAAAATCAGATGCAAACATCTGATCCCTACTAAACACCATAACCATAAACGCATCCTCCAATATATAAAGAATGACTTGCACAAGATTCAGGTCAACAATCCGCTACTTCTCAATAAGTCCAGTGCAATATTATGAGAATCATCGAAAAAGATAAAGAGGGCGTGTCGCTTGTGCCTGAAACGCTTAATGACTTGTGGTACCTCTACACCGTGCTTGAAAAAAGGGTTGTCTGGACCAAGACAATGAGAACCAAAACGGTATGCAAAGGCGGGGAGGTCCTAAAGGGCAGCAAGAAGCCATGCTACCTGGGAATATTGGTGGAAAAACTTCGCTGGGAGGAAACAAAGCTCCGGGCTACAGGGACAATCACTGAAGGAGAAGAAAGAAACAAGCACCACTCTATAGATATAGAGCTTAACGAAAAGCTAAAAGTCATCGGAGAGCTTGAAAAAATACCGGGAAAGGAAAAGCGGGAGATTACCGCCTGCGTGGTAGACAAAAAAATTGCGGTTTTTGGGGCAATATCGGGAAGGCACGCAAATGCAATAGATGAAATCCGTTCAGGAGGGAGGGAAGAAGAGTTTTATAAGGAGGTTGCAGGAAAGCTGCGCCGCATGAATCCAAATTACCTGATTGTCGCAGGGCCTGATAAGTCCAAGGACAGAGTCCTGCAGCTTTTGGACAGAAAAGACAGCATTTTTCATGACCAGACTTCATCCAGAGGGATTGAGGGGATTGAGGAGCTTGCAAGAAGAGAACTTGTAAAGAGGATTTTC
Proteins encoded in this window:
- a CDS encoding pelota family protein encodes the protein MRIIEKDKEGVSLVPETLNDLWYLYTVLEKRVVWTKTMRTKTVCKGGEVLKGSKKPCYLGILVEKLRWEETKLRATGTITEGEERNKHHSIDIELNEKLKVIGELEKIPGKEKREITACVVDKKIAVFGAISGRHANAIDEIRSGGREEEFYKEVAGKLRRMNPNYLIVAGPDKSKDRVLQLLDRKDSIFHDQTSSRGIEGIEELARRELVKRIFNLMREEAERKKVLEILAEVKKNPEKAKYGHDTEKETERIKEIIVVSSLVEKYENAMNEMEKNGAKVTIIDAEKDYASELRKFEAVGLLYW